In Zalophus californianus isolate mZalCal1 chromosome 4, mZalCal1.pri.v2, whole genome shotgun sequence, the following proteins share a genomic window:
- the GUCA2B gene encoding guanylate cyclase activator 2B, with protein sequence MHGSLVSGLLPAVVLLLLLQDTHSVYIQYQGFQVQLESVKKLSDLEGRWGPRSYPQTQSLVPSVCHHPALPPDLQPVCASKEADSVFEDLKSIAKDNCELCVNVACTGCL encoded by the exons ATGCACGGCAGCCTGGTGTCAGGGCTGCTGCCTGCGGTGGTCCTCCTCCTGCTGTTGCAGGACACACACTCAGTCTACATTCAG TACCAAGGCTTCCAGGTCCAGCTGGAATCAGTGAAGAAGCTGAGTGACCTGGAGGGGCGGTGGGGGCCCAGATCCTACCCCCAGACCCAGAGCCTCGTGCCCTCCGTGTGTCACCACCCGGCCCTGCCGCCGGACCTCCAGCCGGTCTGCGCATCCAAGGAAGCTGACAGCGTCTTCGAGGACTTGA AGAGCATCGCTAAGGACAACTGCGAGCTGTGTGTGAATGTCGCCTGCACTGGCTGCCTCTGA
- the GUCA2A gene encoding guanylin — protein MNTFLLSALCLLGTWAVLAGGVTVQDGKFSFPLESVKKLKDLRELQESSTWKSRKSGGPVVPQVCSHLKFPEELKPLCKETDAREILHRLEAIAEDPRSCEICAFAACAGC, from the exons ATGAATACCTTCCTGCTCTCTGCACTGTGCCTCCTTGGGACCTGGGCTGTCCTGGCAGGGGGAGTCACCGTGCAG GATGGAAAGTTCTCTTTTCCTCTGGAGTCGGTGAAGAAGCTCAAGGACCTCCGGGAGCTCCAAGAATCCAGCACCTGGAAGAGCAGGAAGAGTGGTGGGCCCGTGGTTCCCCAAGTCTGCAGCCACCTGAAGTTTCCGGAAGAACTCAAGCCTCTCTGCAAGGAGACCGATGCCCGGGAGATCCTCCATAGGCTGG AGGCCATCGCCGAGGACCCGAGATCGTGCGAGATCTGTGCCTTCGCGGCCTGTGCCGGATGCTAG